A genomic window from Salvia miltiorrhiza cultivar Shanhuang (shh) chromosome 5, IMPLAD_Smil_shh, whole genome shotgun sequence includes:
- the LOC130986679 gene encoding zinc finger CCCH domain-containing protein 44-like isoform X2, which yields MENIETLLAAVAQTQGFDDDDDEPVASTPSVENSASAPVTQLVAADVRPSPAVGQVIGAGEKRKRGRPPKAQLAVNPPPPKRIKVEDEEEDVCFICFDGGSLVLCDRKGCPKAYHPACIKRDEAFFQSKAKWNCGWHICSVCRKASYFTCYTCTYSLCKSCIKKEDFLCVRGNKGFCSTCIKPIMLIENKDQATNDSIKVDFDDKLSWEYLFKMYWLLLKEKLSLTLSEITQAKNPWKIVATEACKPQFNNVLPAAVGGEVSESNRSTEHLELNKPHVDANFVQNDGLRTSSNGNHVGKRHGDKEEMRSSCNNDTLKPNTDIVTDQTRTDKDTSDPVVEKDLDNSSTVKDTDMSCITKNTNTRESDKPASDSEWASKDLLEFVAHMKNGDTSAILQFDVQTLLLEYIKRNNLRDPRRKSQIICDQRLKSLFGKPRVGHIEMLKLLEFHFLIKEDSHKNSFIPAGFVSSMANDVESDGKMFGLAMPVNSRKRKTRKKSEDRAPHHDLNEYAAIDVYNISLIYLRRNLMENLLDDRENFNNNVVGSIVRIRISTNDQKPEVNRLVQVVGTSKVAEPYKIGNRTADVMLEVSNLDKKEVVSIDGISNQEFTEEECRRLRQSIRCGLVKHFTIGEVQKKAVVLQSVRVKDWLEAEVLKLNHLRDRASEKGHKKELRECVDKLQLLKSPEERKRRISEVPEIHADPKMNPDYESEEDNRSGGDGKKDEYVRPSYFRFPRNAQKTSSSKEERSTEAKNKIIEKTDASGSSSGRNDQAMQRSGLETSTATAFTGSSPSADNIETEKLWHYRDPNGKIQGPFSMMQLRKWSTTGLFPPDMRIWTNHEQYDSLLLTDALSGKLHAASDLSHALSSGSCGNKPPEGIGVREGTDGTSKDSNKQAEATGVMKVDEAGSSGWPQCWDLLKDSSSSVNDVKPRNLPPPSSSGTRHAALTDRCQGGDDPNRGSQTGEKTSVGLTQSPIMTSGHEHQSRSNNEDRARKPYEENSRSLIIDLSSNNIESGSVSAPVLEPPDSSKQAEDVDILFLPSPTPKVENQSFVSADVPQQNSGVLELLSPTPKSNNENEGAQATQTKPDGFVNLLVSNSGPGWNASVQLPEVDDEWCGYSPTPARPSVQEWDPGLVSASPSKPPEVKIEIIDTSPPDSSTHHPMSNMPNWLAIMNEPIEFVALGEDSVSDLLAEVDAMESQGTLPSPTSAIKFARELLEDCKDDCFSSIEEFSSSTEPRRSDAVSSTSDVHLSSRSSEPSKLNGTSPVDAFDFFRRSSVNSSASSEGETNAPVHSSDTGSEFHPPSLTYANQEITGATMAPGTVSDGSDPGWGTLQGNMGNINLVTVQGNVNLVLGGPGQGMANLGWGTNAGPTWANPSTNRSPRNGSLPWDGQRKYGSERFSSPREWGGYQGGEAGFGRGRPPWGRQPYGGGGGGYSRPPPKGQRVCKFYEGGHCKKGAFCDYLHP from the exons ATGGAGAATATTGAGACTCTGCTAGCTGCTGTAGCTCAGACGCAAGGGtttgatgacgatgatgatgagcCGGTTGCTTCTACGCCGTCGGTGGAGAATTCCGCGTCTGCGCCGGTCACTCAGCTGGTTGCTGCAGATGTTCGGCCTTCTCCGGCGGTGGGGCAGGTGATCGGCGCCGGGGAGAAGCGGAAGAGAGGGCGGCCGCCCAAGGCGCAGCTCGCGGTCAATCCTCCGCCGCCTAAGCGGATTAAAGTtgaggatgaggaggaagaTGTTTGCTTTATTTGCTTCGATGGTGGTTCTTTGGTGCTCTGCGATCGCAA GGGTTGTCCAAAAGCGTATCATCCGGCATGTATTAAGCGAGATGAAGCATTTTTTCAGTCGAAAGCAAAGTGGAACTGCG GGTGGCACATATGCAGTGTATGTCGAAAGGCTTCTTATTTTACGTGCTACACTTGCACTTATTCATTGTGCAAGTCGTGTATCAAGAAAGAAGATTTCTTGTGTGTTAGAGGAAACAAAGGGTTTTGCTCGACATGCATCAAACCTATCATGCTAATTGAAAATAAAGACCAAGCAACTAATGACTCG ATTAAAGTAGATTTTGATGACAAACTTAGCTGGGAGTATCTCTTCAAAATGTATTGGCTACTCTTAAAAGAGAAGTTGTCATTAACATTGAGTGAGATCACTCAAGCTAAAAACCCCTGGAAAATTGTGGCTACGGAAGCTTGCAAGCCGCAGTTCAATAATGTGCTTCCTGCGGCAGTTGGTGGAGAAGTTTCTGAGTCAAATAGGAGTACTGAACACTTGGAGCTGAACAAGCCCCATGTAGATGCTAATTTTGTACAAAATGATGGATTAAGGACATCAAGCAATGGTAACCATGTGGGGAAACGACACGGCGACAAGGAGGAAATGAGGTCAAGTTGCAACAACGATACTTTAAAACCAAACACGGACATAGTCACTGATCAGACACGTACTGACAAAGACACAAGTGACCCAGTCGTCGAGAAGGACCTAGATAATTCTAGCACTGTCAAAGATACCGACATGTCATGCATCACCAAAAACACGAATACCAGAGAGTCAGACAAGCCAGCAAGTGACAGTGAATGGGCATCTAAAGACCTATTGGAGTTTGTTGCACACATGAAGAATGGGGATACATCAGCTATATTGCAGTTTGATGTCCAAACACTATTGCTTGAATACATAAAGAGAAACAACCTCCGGGATCCACGACGGAAGAGTCAAATTATATGTGATCAAAGGCTAAAAAGTTTATTTGGAAAGCCACGTGTTGGTCACATTGAAATGCTGAAGCTTCTTGAGTTTCACTTTCTCATCAAGGAGGATTCTCACAAAAATTCTTTTATTCCTGCTGGATTTGTTAGTTCTATGGCAAATGACGTGGAGAGTGATGGCAAAATGTTTGGGTTGGCAATGCCGGTTAACAGTAGAAAGCGAAAAACTCGTAAGAAGAGTGAAGACAGAGCCCCACACCATGATTTAAACGAATATGCTGCAATTGATGTCTATAACATTAGTTTGATCTATTTGCGGCGTAATTTGATGGAGAATCTTTTAGATGATCGTGAGAATTTCAATAATAATGTTGTTGGTTCTATTGTGAGGATTAGAATATCAACTAATGATCAGAAGCCTGAAGTTAACAGGCTTGTCCAAGTTGTAG GGACTAGTAAGGTGGCTGAGCCCTATAAAATTGGCAACAGGACAGCAGATGTCATGCTTGAAGTTTCAAATTTAGACAAGAAAGAAGTTGTGTCAATTGATGGCATTTCAAATCAAGAGTTTACTGAG GAAGAATGCAGAAGGCTACGTCAAAGCATTAGATGTGGTCTTGTGAAACATTTTACCATT GGCGAGGTGCAAAAGAAAGCTGTGGTGCTCCAATCGGTCAGGGTTAAGGAC TGGCTGGAAGCAGAGGTTTTAAAGCTAAATCATCTTAGAGATCGAGCTAGCGAGAAGGGGCATAAGAAAGA GCTTAGAGAATGTGTGGACAAATTGCAGCTGCTAAAATCCCCTGAGGAGCGCAAGCGCAGAATTTCTGAAGTTCCAGAGATACATGCTGATCCAAAAATGAATCCAGATTATGAATCCGAAGAAGATAACAGAAGTGGTGGCGATGGTAAAAAAG ATGAATACGTGAGGCCAAGCTACTTTCGATTCCCTCGAAATGCACAAAAGACGAGTTCCA GTAAAGAAGAGCGATCTACTGAGGCAAAGAACAAAATAATCGAGAAAACCGATGCCAGCGGATCAAGTAGTGGTAGGAATGATCAAGCCATGCAAAGGTCTGGCTTAGAGACGTCGACTGCAACTGCCTTCACGGGAAGCTCGCCATCAGCTGATAATATAGAAACTGAGAAACTGTGGCATTATCGCGATCCTAATGGTAAGATTCAAGGACCATTTTCCATGATGCAGCTGCGGAAGTGGAGTACAACCGGACTCTTTCCACCTGATATGAGGATATGGACGAATCATGAGCAATACGACTCATTACTTCTCACTGATGCTTTGAGTGGGAAACTCCATGCAGCATCAGATTTATCACATGCACTGTCTTCAGGTTCATGTGGAAACAAGCCTCCCGAGGGAATTGGTGTAAGGGAGGGCACTGACGGGACCAGTAAAGATAGTAATAAACAAGCAGAGGCTACTGGAGTTATGAAGGTGGACGAGGCAGGCTCTTCTGGCTGGCCACAATGTTGGGATTTgctcaaggatagtagttccaGTGTTAATGATGTCAAACCGCGTAATTTGCCTCCTCCATCAAGCTCTGGAACGAGACATGCAGCTTTGACTGATCGATGCCAGGGGGGAGATGATCCCAACCGGGGTTCCCAAACCGGAGAAAAGACCTCAGTCGGGTTAACTCAAAGCCCTATTATGACTAGTGGGCACGAACATCAGAGTCGGTCTAATAATGAGGACCGGGCAAGGAAGCCTTATGAAGAGAATTCGAgatctttaattattgatttgagCTCAAATAATATCGAATCTGGATCCGTTTCTGCACCCGTGCTAGAGCCACCCGACTCGAGTAAACAGGCTGAGGATGTAGATATCTTGTTTCTCCCTAGTCCTACTCCGAAGGTTGAAAACCAGTCATTTGTATCTGCAGATGTCCCTCAGCAGAATTCTGGTGTTTTGGAGCTGCTAAGTCCTACACCAAAATCTAACAATGAAAATGAGGGAGCTCAGGCAACTCAGACCAAGCCAGACGGGTTTGTAAATCTCCTCGTGTCGAACTCAGGGCCGGGCTGGAACGCTAGCGTGCAACTTCCAGAAGTAGACGACGAATGGTGTGGATATTCTCCGACGCCTGCAAGACCATCTGTCCAGGAATGGGATCCGGGCCTCGTCTCTGCATCTCCTTCGAAACCTCCCGAAGTGAAGATTGAGATCATTGACACTTCGCCACCAGATTCTTCGACCCATCATCCTATGTCGAACATGCCTAATTGGCTTGCAATAATGAATGAGCCGATCGAGTTTGTTGCTTTAGGGGAAGATTCAGTGTCAGACTTGTTAGCTGAAGTCGATGCAATGGAATCGCAAGGGACGTTACCTTCACCTACTTCTGCTATCAAGTTTGCTAGGGAATTGCTCGAAGATTGTAAAGATGATTGCTTCAGTTCAATTGAGGAATTCAGTTCGTCAACGGAACCTCGAAGGAGTGATGCAGTGAGCTCCACCAGCGACGTGCACTTGAGTTCCCGGTCGTCGGAGCCAAGCAAGCTGAACGGGACGTCTCCGGTTGACGCCTTCGATTTCTTCCGGAGGTCGAGTGTGAACTCATCTGCAAGCAGTGAGGGGGAGACGAATGCTCCGGTCCATTCCAGTGACACCGGTTCAGAGTTTCACCCCCCATCGCTGACCTACGCAAATCAAGAGATCACCGGTGCGACCATGGCTCCCGGAACGGTGTCCGACGGATCGGACCCTGGGTGGGGAACACTGCAGGGCAACATGGGTAACATCAACCTGGTGACAGTGCAAGGTAATGTGAACCTTGTCCTCGGGGGACCTGGCCAGGGAATGGCGAACCTTGGCTGGGGAACGAACGCAGGACCCACCTGGGCGAACCCGAGCACCAACCGCAGCCCAAGGAACGGAAGCTTGCCGTGGGACGGCCAGCGGAAATATGGCAGCGAGAGGTTCAGCAGTCCTAGAGAATGGGGTGGTTACCAAGGTGGTGAAGCAGGATTTGGGAGGGGCAGGCCGCCGTGGGGTCGGCAGCCatacggcggcggcggcggtggatatTCCCGGCCACCGCCGAAAGGGCAGAGGGTATGTAAATTCTACGAGGGTGGTCACTGTAAAAAGGGCGCTTTCTGTGATTACCTACATCCATGA
- the LOC130986679 gene encoding zinc finger CCCH domain-containing protein 44-like isoform X1, producing the protein MENIETLLAAVAQTQGFDDDDDEPVASTPSVENSASAPVTQLVAADVRPSPAVGQVIGAGEKRKRGRPPKAQLAVNPPPPKRIKVEDEEEDVCFICFDGGSLVLCDRKGCPKAYHPACIKRDEAFFQSKAKWNCGWHICSVCRKASYFTCYTCTYSLCKSCIKKEDFLCVRGNKGFCSTCIKPIMLIENKDQATNDSIKVDFDDKLSWEYLFKMYWLLLKEKLSLTLSEITQAKNPWKIVATEACKPQFNNVLPAAVGGEVSESNRSTEHLELNKPHVDANFVQNDGLRTSSNGNHVGKRHGDKEEMRSSCNNDTLKPNTDIVTDQTRTDKDTSDPVVEKDLDNSSTVKDTDMSCITKNTNTRESDKPASDSEWASKDLLEFVAHMKNGDTSAILQFDVQTLLLEYIKRNNLRDPRRKSQIICDQRLKSLFGKPRVGHIEMLKLLEFHFLIKEDSHKNSFIPAGFVSSMANDVESDGKMFGLAMPVNSRKRKTRKKSEDRAPHHDLNEYAAIDVYNISLIYLRRNLMENLLDDRENFNNNVVGSIVRIRISTNDQKPEVNRLVQVVGTSKVAEPYKIGNRTADVMLEVSNLDKKEVVSIDGISNQEFTEEECRRLRQSIRCGLVKHFTIGEVQKKAVVLQSVRVKDWLEAEVLKLNHLRDRASEKGHKKELRECVDKLQLLKSPEERKRRISEVPEIHADPKMNPDYESEEDNRSGGDGKKDEYVRPSYFRFPRNAQKTSSSKQGKEERSTEAKNKIIEKTDASGSSSGRNDQAMQRSGLETSTATAFTGSSPSADNIETEKLWHYRDPNGKIQGPFSMMQLRKWSTTGLFPPDMRIWTNHEQYDSLLLTDALSGKLHAASDLSHALSSGSCGNKPPEGIGVREGTDGTSKDSNKQAEATGVMKVDEAGSSGWPQCWDLLKDSSSSVNDVKPRNLPPPSSSGTRHAALTDRCQGGDDPNRGSQTGEKTSVGLTQSPIMTSGHEHQSRSNNEDRARKPYEENSRSLIIDLSSNNIESGSVSAPVLEPPDSSKQAEDVDILFLPSPTPKVENQSFVSADVPQQNSGVLELLSPTPKSNNENEGAQATQTKPDGFVNLLVSNSGPGWNASVQLPEVDDEWCGYSPTPARPSVQEWDPGLVSASPSKPPEVKIEIIDTSPPDSSTHHPMSNMPNWLAIMNEPIEFVALGEDSVSDLLAEVDAMESQGTLPSPTSAIKFARELLEDCKDDCFSSIEEFSSSTEPRRSDAVSSTSDVHLSSRSSEPSKLNGTSPVDAFDFFRRSSVNSSASSEGETNAPVHSSDTGSEFHPPSLTYANQEITGATMAPGTVSDGSDPGWGTLQGNMGNINLVTVQGNVNLVLGGPGQGMANLGWGTNAGPTWANPSTNRSPRNGSLPWDGQRKYGSERFSSPREWGGYQGGEAGFGRGRPPWGRQPYGGGGGGYSRPPPKGQRVCKFYEGGHCKKGAFCDYLHP; encoded by the exons ATGGAGAATATTGAGACTCTGCTAGCTGCTGTAGCTCAGACGCAAGGGtttgatgacgatgatgatgagcCGGTTGCTTCTACGCCGTCGGTGGAGAATTCCGCGTCTGCGCCGGTCACTCAGCTGGTTGCTGCAGATGTTCGGCCTTCTCCGGCGGTGGGGCAGGTGATCGGCGCCGGGGAGAAGCGGAAGAGAGGGCGGCCGCCCAAGGCGCAGCTCGCGGTCAATCCTCCGCCGCCTAAGCGGATTAAAGTtgaggatgaggaggaagaTGTTTGCTTTATTTGCTTCGATGGTGGTTCTTTGGTGCTCTGCGATCGCAA GGGTTGTCCAAAAGCGTATCATCCGGCATGTATTAAGCGAGATGAAGCATTTTTTCAGTCGAAAGCAAAGTGGAACTGCG GGTGGCACATATGCAGTGTATGTCGAAAGGCTTCTTATTTTACGTGCTACACTTGCACTTATTCATTGTGCAAGTCGTGTATCAAGAAAGAAGATTTCTTGTGTGTTAGAGGAAACAAAGGGTTTTGCTCGACATGCATCAAACCTATCATGCTAATTGAAAATAAAGACCAAGCAACTAATGACTCG ATTAAAGTAGATTTTGATGACAAACTTAGCTGGGAGTATCTCTTCAAAATGTATTGGCTACTCTTAAAAGAGAAGTTGTCATTAACATTGAGTGAGATCACTCAAGCTAAAAACCCCTGGAAAATTGTGGCTACGGAAGCTTGCAAGCCGCAGTTCAATAATGTGCTTCCTGCGGCAGTTGGTGGAGAAGTTTCTGAGTCAAATAGGAGTACTGAACACTTGGAGCTGAACAAGCCCCATGTAGATGCTAATTTTGTACAAAATGATGGATTAAGGACATCAAGCAATGGTAACCATGTGGGGAAACGACACGGCGACAAGGAGGAAATGAGGTCAAGTTGCAACAACGATACTTTAAAACCAAACACGGACATAGTCACTGATCAGACACGTACTGACAAAGACACAAGTGACCCAGTCGTCGAGAAGGACCTAGATAATTCTAGCACTGTCAAAGATACCGACATGTCATGCATCACCAAAAACACGAATACCAGAGAGTCAGACAAGCCAGCAAGTGACAGTGAATGGGCATCTAAAGACCTATTGGAGTTTGTTGCACACATGAAGAATGGGGATACATCAGCTATATTGCAGTTTGATGTCCAAACACTATTGCTTGAATACATAAAGAGAAACAACCTCCGGGATCCACGACGGAAGAGTCAAATTATATGTGATCAAAGGCTAAAAAGTTTATTTGGAAAGCCACGTGTTGGTCACATTGAAATGCTGAAGCTTCTTGAGTTTCACTTTCTCATCAAGGAGGATTCTCACAAAAATTCTTTTATTCCTGCTGGATTTGTTAGTTCTATGGCAAATGACGTGGAGAGTGATGGCAAAATGTTTGGGTTGGCAATGCCGGTTAACAGTAGAAAGCGAAAAACTCGTAAGAAGAGTGAAGACAGAGCCCCACACCATGATTTAAACGAATATGCTGCAATTGATGTCTATAACATTAGTTTGATCTATTTGCGGCGTAATTTGATGGAGAATCTTTTAGATGATCGTGAGAATTTCAATAATAATGTTGTTGGTTCTATTGTGAGGATTAGAATATCAACTAATGATCAGAAGCCTGAAGTTAACAGGCTTGTCCAAGTTGTAG GGACTAGTAAGGTGGCTGAGCCCTATAAAATTGGCAACAGGACAGCAGATGTCATGCTTGAAGTTTCAAATTTAGACAAGAAAGAAGTTGTGTCAATTGATGGCATTTCAAATCAAGAGTTTACTGAG GAAGAATGCAGAAGGCTACGTCAAAGCATTAGATGTGGTCTTGTGAAACATTTTACCATT GGCGAGGTGCAAAAGAAAGCTGTGGTGCTCCAATCGGTCAGGGTTAAGGAC TGGCTGGAAGCAGAGGTTTTAAAGCTAAATCATCTTAGAGATCGAGCTAGCGAGAAGGGGCATAAGAAAGA GCTTAGAGAATGTGTGGACAAATTGCAGCTGCTAAAATCCCCTGAGGAGCGCAAGCGCAGAATTTCTGAAGTTCCAGAGATACATGCTGATCCAAAAATGAATCCAGATTATGAATCCGAAGAAGATAACAGAAGTGGTGGCGATGGTAAAAAAG ATGAATACGTGAGGCCAAGCTACTTTCGATTCCCTCGAAATGCACAAAAGACGAGTTCCAGTAAGCAAG GTAAAGAAGAGCGATCTACTGAGGCAAAGAACAAAATAATCGAGAAAACCGATGCCAGCGGATCAAGTAGTGGTAGGAATGATCAAGCCATGCAAAGGTCTGGCTTAGAGACGTCGACTGCAACTGCCTTCACGGGAAGCTCGCCATCAGCTGATAATATAGAAACTGAGAAACTGTGGCATTATCGCGATCCTAATGGTAAGATTCAAGGACCATTTTCCATGATGCAGCTGCGGAAGTGGAGTACAACCGGACTCTTTCCACCTGATATGAGGATATGGACGAATCATGAGCAATACGACTCATTACTTCTCACTGATGCTTTGAGTGGGAAACTCCATGCAGCATCAGATTTATCACATGCACTGTCTTCAGGTTCATGTGGAAACAAGCCTCCCGAGGGAATTGGTGTAAGGGAGGGCACTGACGGGACCAGTAAAGATAGTAATAAACAAGCAGAGGCTACTGGAGTTATGAAGGTGGACGAGGCAGGCTCTTCTGGCTGGCCACAATGTTGGGATTTgctcaaggatagtagttccaGTGTTAATGATGTCAAACCGCGTAATTTGCCTCCTCCATCAAGCTCTGGAACGAGACATGCAGCTTTGACTGATCGATGCCAGGGGGGAGATGATCCCAACCGGGGTTCCCAAACCGGAGAAAAGACCTCAGTCGGGTTAACTCAAAGCCCTATTATGACTAGTGGGCACGAACATCAGAGTCGGTCTAATAATGAGGACCGGGCAAGGAAGCCTTATGAAGAGAATTCGAgatctttaattattgatttgagCTCAAATAATATCGAATCTGGATCCGTTTCTGCACCCGTGCTAGAGCCACCCGACTCGAGTAAACAGGCTGAGGATGTAGATATCTTGTTTCTCCCTAGTCCTACTCCGAAGGTTGAAAACCAGTCATTTGTATCTGCAGATGTCCCTCAGCAGAATTCTGGTGTTTTGGAGCTGCTAAGTCCTACACCAAAATCTAACAATGAAAATGAGGGAGCTCAGGCAACTCAGACCAAGCCAGACGGGTTTGTAAATCTCCTCGTGTCGAACTCAGGGCCGGGCTGGAACGCTAGCGTGCAACTTCCAGAAGTAGACGACGAATGGTGTGGATATTCTCCGACGCCTGCAAGACCATCTGTCCAGGAATGGGATCCGGGCCTCGTCTCTGCATCTCCTTCGAAACCTCCCGAAGTGAAGATTGAGATCATTGACACTTCGCCACCAGATTCTTCGACCCATCATCCTATGTCGAACATGCCTAATTGGCTTGCAATAATGAATGAGCCGATCGAGTTTGTTGCTTTAGGGGAAGATTCAGTGTCAGACTTGTTAGCTGAAGTCGATGCAATGGAATCGCAAGGGACGTTACCTTCACCTACTTCTGCTATCAAGTTTGCTAGGGAATTGCTCGAAGATTGTAAAGATGATTGCTTCAGTTCAATTGAGGAATTCAGTTCGTCAACGGAACCTCGAAGGAGTGATGCAGTGAGCTCCACCAGCGACGTGCACTTGAGTTCCCGGTCGTCGGAGCCAAGCAAGCTGAACGGGACGTCTCCGGTTGACGCCTTCGATTTCTTCCGGAGGTCGAGTGTGAACTCATCTGCAAGCAGTGAGGGGGAGACGAATGCTCCGGTCCATTCCAGTGACACCGGTTCAGAGTTTCACCCCCCATCGCTGACCTACGCAAATCAAGAGATCACCGGTGCGACCATGGCTCCCGGAACGGTGTCCGACGGATCGGACCCTGGGTGGGGAACACTGCAGGGCAACATGGGTAACATCAACCTGGTGACAGTGCAAGGTAATGTGAACCTTGTCCTCGGGGGACCTGGCCAGGGAATGGCGAACCTTGGCTGGGGAACGAACGCAGGACCCACCTGGGCGAACCCGAGCACCAACCGCAGCCCAAGGAACGGAAGCTTGCCGTGGGACGGCCAGCGGAAATATGGCAGCGAGAGGTTCAGCAGTCCTAGAGAATGGGGTGGTTACCAAGGTGGTGAAGCAGGATTTGGGAGGGGCAGGCCGCCGTGGGGTCGGCAGCCatacggcggcggcggcggtggatatTCCCGGCCACCGCCGAAAGGGCAGAGGGTATGTAAATTCTACGAGGGTGGTCACTGTAAAAAGGGCGCTTTCTGTGATTACCTACATCCATGA